agtgTTTAGCTGTGAATCAAGCAGCTATGAACACAAGTGTACAGACTTTTGTGTGaacctgtttttgtttctctaggaTAAGTGCgcaagagtgcaattgctgggtcatatggtaagtgcatgtttatttttattttttgagtcagggtcatgctctgttgcccaggctggagtgcagtggcacaatctcaattcactgtggcctctgcctcctggtctcaagcaattctgcctcagcctcctgagtagctgggactataggcacatgccaccacgccccgcaaacttttatatttttagcagagatgcggtttcaccatgttggccaggctggtcttgaactcctgacctctagtgatccacccgcctcagcctcccaaagtgttgggattacaggtgtgagccaacacatcCAGCTTAttgtgtcattcttttttatttgcttatttatttttttgagtcagagtcttgctgtgtcactcaggctggagtgcagtggctcgatctctgctcactttaagctctgcctcccaggttcacgccattctcctgcctcagcctcctgagtagctgggactacaggcacccgccatcacgcccagctaattttttgtatttttagtagagacagagtttcactgtattagccacggcacccggcctattatgtcattcttattcctttgcgtcctcacagcttagctcccacttttgagtgagaacatacgatgtttggttttccattcctgggttacttcacttagaatagtaaactccaggccaggcgcggtggctcacgcccataatcccagcactttgggcagccaaggcaggcggatcacgaggtcaggagattgagaccatcttggtcaacatggtgaaaccccatctctactaaaatacaaaaaattaaccaggcgtggtggcatgtgcctgtaatcccagctacttgggaggctgaggcaggggaatcacttgaacccgggaggcggaggttgcagtgagctgagattgcgccactgcacttcagcctcgtgATAGAGCGCAAGACtatgtctcacaaaaaaaaaaaaaagaataatcctattcaggttgctgtgaatgccattaattcattcctttttatggctaagtagtattccatcatatatatatataccacagctTCTTTATCcgctcattgattgatgggcatttgggttggttccacatttttgcaattgcagattgtgctgctataaatgtgtgtgcaagtatctttttttatataatgacttcctttcctctggatagccacctagtagtggaattgctggatcaaatggtagttctaattttagttatttaaggaatctccgcAATGTtgtccatagtggttgtactagtttacgttcccatcagcagtgtagaagtgttcccttttcaccatatgtACGCTAAcatctatttctttaaattttttgattatggccattcttataggagtaaggtgatatcacattgtggttttgatttgcattttcctgatcattagtgatgttgagcattttttcatatgtttgttggccattcatatatcttcttttgagacctgtcttcatgtccttagcccactttttgatgggattgtttggttttttcttgctaatttgtttgagttcattgtagattctagATGTTAGTCttctgtcagatgtatagattgtgaagattttctcccactctgtgagttgtctgtttactctgctgactgttccttttgccatgcaaaagctctttagtttaattaagtcccaactacttatctttgtttttattgcatttgcttttgggttcttggtcatgaaacccttgcctaagccaatgtcaagaagggtttttctgatgttatcttctagaacttttatagtttcatgtcttagatttaagtccttgattcatcttgagttgatttttgtataaggtgagagataaggatccagtttcattctcctacatgtggcttgccaattatcccagtaccatgtgttgaatagggtgtcctttccccactttatgtttttgtttgtttggttgaaggtaagttggctataagtatttggttttctttctgggttctctattctgttccattggtgtatgtgcctatttttataccagtaccatgctgttttggtgactacggccttatggtatagtttgaaatcaggtaatgtcatgcctccagatttatctttttgcttagtcttgctttggctatgtgggctgttttttggttccatatgaattttaggatttttttttctagttctctgaagAATGATGGTATTTTTATGGGGATTGTATTGATGGGAAGACCAATGTCCAGAATCTGCAGTGAACTCGAAgcaatttgtagattgcttttggcagtatgatcattttcacaatattaactctacccatccatgagcatgggatgtgtttccatttctttgtgtcgtctgtgatttctttcagcagtgttttgtagttttccttttagaggtctttcacctccttggttaggcatattcctaagcatttatttatttatttttgcagctattataaaaggggttgagtttcttgatttgattctcagcttggtcactgttggtatataggaaaggTACTagttttgtacattaattttgtatcctgaaactttgctgaattcatttattggttctaggagctttctggaggagtctttagggttttctgggtATCATTAGCagacagcaacagtttgacttcctctttaccgatttggatgccttttctttcttctcttgtctgattgctctgtctaggacttccagtattatgttgaatagaagtgatgagaatgaggctgggtgtggtggctcacacctgtaatcccagcactttgggaggccaaggggagtggatcacctcgggtcaggagttcaagaccagcctggccaacatggtgaaaccccatctctactaaaaatacaaaaaattagccggatgtggtggtgggtgtctgtaatcccagctacttggaaggctgaggcacgacaatcacttgaagccaggaggcagaggttgcagtcagctgaggtcgtgccattgcactccagtctgggcaacaagcgtgaaacaccatctcaaaaaaacaaaaagaaagggggGTGGTGAGAGTCGGCATctttatcttgttccagttcttgaAGGGAGTGCTTTAAACTTTCCGTGTTcatattatgttggctgtgggtttgtcatatatggcttttattactttggcatacccttgtatgccaattttgctgaggattttaatcacaaagggatgctggattttgtgaaatgctttttctgcatctattgagatgatcatgtgatttttgtttttaattgtgtttatgtggtgtataacgtttattgacttgtgtatgttaagcCATTTGCGCATCCCTGGTACGaaacccacttaatcatggtggattatctatGGCAGCAGTAATTTAGTAGTggttattttctaatttgcatttaACTGGGTACTTTTAATTTATTAGAGCTAGATTCACTAACTTACCACTAGAGGTCTCCTCTTTCCCTTTAGAAAGTGTTCCCAAAGGCAACTGCTTGGACTCAAGTAGGAATAATTTGCAAAATCATTAGCAAAGTTGCAGTTGAGAATGTAAAAACCTACCAATTTTTGTTAACTCTATTgccaaatataaatttaatttttatgtttaaaacattttaaatctagtATCTTGTGTTTTTAGAGATTACAGCTGAAGTAAATTTGGCCTTTCGTTTAAGCTAAATTATAAGATGGGTCAAAATGAATCAAGCAAAGTAGTCAGTTTTCAAAGATCACTCTAATTCACCTGCTTAATAACAGTTTAACTGGTTTTACCTTTCTCCATGGAAACATGTCAACCATTTAAGactattaataaacaaatatttattaaacttttgcATTATGCTgagaaaaattgaaatgaatgAGATGCCATCCTTGctctttcttttactttgcaTACTCTGTTTTCGTtctaactggtttttttttttttttttttgcatattctgCTTCTGCTTTTAGACTAACTGAAAACTCATAATCATCAAGACCCATTTCAAAAGACACCTCTGGTGTGAAGCCTTCTTCTCACTCCCTTCTCTAGGTTCTCATGGCATTTGTTCACACCTCTACTAGCCAACCACGTTGGGTGTTATTTATCTCTTTATGTCATCTGTCTGTATTAAATTATACATTCTATGAGGTCAGGAACcttgtctttctgtgtgtctctttctcctttgttcttatttttgtttgttttgtcttacCGTTGTTGCCTTTGCACTAAGTATAGCAgacattcagtaaacattttttgagtgaatgaatgaatgaatgaatggacatgGCATTTGAGTAAGGTCTTGAAATTGAGTGAGATTTCCACAGATTGATGGTGATGGGGGAGGGAGGCTTAAGAGAAAACAGCCTGAGTAGAAATTGGGAAAGCCCTTATTTGTAAATAAGATTGACAACTAATAGAGTTATTCGAGGTGGGCACAGACAGAGAGAGCTTTAACAAAAAGCTGGAAAGGGTTGAGAACATGATAAGAGGTAGTGGAGCAGAGGTTTGCAGTAATGAAgacggctatggtggaaaagagaTGAAAAGGGTAGTTGGTTCTGTCTTCAGTTCACATCTCTCACTGTTCCACAGCCTCAGCATCCTCAATCACTTCCTCAGCTCTAAGGTGTTTCCCACTCAGGCATCTTTCTagccctcttctttctcttgaatTCTAGAACCTTGTAATGATTGAGGAAAGGACCCTGGGCTGGTAGAGAACTGGGTTCAAGTTTCAACACTACCACCAATTAGTCATGAAACATTGAGCAAGTCCCTTTAAACACAGCATTTATTAATACCCCACCTTGTTCAAGAAAGGATTTAGGGTGTCAGGAAGTTACTTAACAtcagggcttcagtttcctcacctctaaaTGAGAGATTTCATCCAGGTGATCTAAATTCCTTATAGCGCTAACATTTTGTGACCTCTGATTCCAATGATTTTTCGTCATCTGCACTTAGAAATCCTGCTAACACTTAATATGTAGATTatgaaaaactagaagaaaaaaatctgaacctATAACCCTGTCCTCCTGATGTGATTTCTTTTAATGGCATCACCATCCTACTACTAGTGACTCAGGGCCAAAACCTGGTGTCATTTTCAACTCCTGCAGCCCATGCCCCTACATCTCTCTTAACTAAGTCATACAGAACCAACTCTGTAATGTCATTCCCATCCTTCCCCAACTAGGCTCTTTCCTATGGCCTCATGTGATTGAAGCCCTTGCTGGCTGGCTGTCCCATTCTGTTGACCCTTCATCTTGATGCTGCTGTCTGAGTAAATTTCTTGAAGCACAACTGTAACAATGCCAATgctttgttctatttatttatttatttatttatttatttatttatttatttttgagacggagtctcgctctgttgcccaaactggagtgcggtgtggtgcagtctcagctcactacaacctccacctcccgggttcaagcgattctcctgcctcaacctccgagtagctgggactacaggtgcatgccaccgtgcccggctaattttttttttttttttttgggattttagtagacacagggtttcaccatgttagccaggatggtctcgatatcctggcctcgtgatcagcctgcctcagcctcccaaaggccaGTGCTTTGTTCAGAAACCTTGGTGACTCTCCGCTGCCTACAGAATACGGTCCAAATTCCCTGGCTGAGCATGCAAAACCCTTCATGACCTGACTGCAAGTTGCCTGCCTCTTCTCATGACTCACATGTGCTAGTGAAACTGAAAATAACATGCCTTAAATGTTCCTGCTTCAGCTAATCTGGCATAATTTTTCCTGGCACCTTTGTTTGTTGAAATCCTTTCTGTccttattttaactattttcagGCATTTATCAAGTTCTGTCACTCTTAACTACTTGGTAACATGTCTTAGCCCACTCCATCCTGCATTACACTGTCAGATGCTCAAGCAAACAccatgtttcatttatctttgtctCCCCATCCCCCCACTCCCTGCTGCACCCAGTCCCCTGCACACACCTAGCACACTACTAAGGAAACTTGAATTAAGGTAAATCAAATCGAAACCTACTCCAGGAATCACGTTCTCAAATTATGGTTATAGATTTTGACAGCTGGAAATTATCTAAGCAAAtcatctcattttacaaatgagaaaaccagaGGTCAGAGAGGTGAAGTTATTTGCCCAGTCTTTCCCAGCTGCCCTTAGTTTTTTTGTTTACACTGCTCTGGTAACAGCACTTGCAGCCTTGTCATAGGTAGATCTATTTTCATATCTCCTCTTCTTTCCTGGATGCAAGCATCTCAACCTCGACACGTTGCTCTTTCGGTGATTTTAGTGTGTCATTTTGATACTGGAAATATAGATGGGGAGTAGAGCCAGCTTCAGCAAATTCATAGCTACAGCGCCTGAATGGACACTAGATGGCAGTACTACAGACAGACTCCAATTGAGGTTTCAACAGTGGAACTTAATGTTCAAGCCGGAAGGAACCTTAGACACCATCCAGTCCAACCCCTCATTTTTTTtgcagcaaacaaataaaaaaaacccaagaacaaGAAACAGGAGTGACTTGCACAATAATTGTTGAGTGGCAAGTGAGTCATCAGCTTTATCAGTACAAGAGCATTGACTCTGAGGTTGTGAAGTAAGTTGCTATATGTATGGGACTCTGATGATGATCTAATGTAAGTACTATTTTGTGTGTCTAGATCAAATGATGCTCTTTGGAAAAGTTTCCCAGCAGTTGTGTGGCATAAAGAAACTCCCATGGTCATGTGATTCCAGATACTTCTGGGGGTGGTTGAATGCAGTGTTTAATAAGTAAGTGACTCTAAATAAAGTGAAGAAATGTGGAGATGGTTATGGCAAAATAAGTTCCCAGTAGCTCGTTTGGCTATTTCTcgtatttcaaatattattttaacaatttgtGCAGTGTGATCCTAATTTTGTTTACAAACAAAACCCacacaaacatggaaaaaacaccagaaaaatgGATTACGAAATATTAACTGTGGCTGTTTGGGTTGCAGgatttcagtgatttttcttaCTTATCTGTCCTTTTGATACATttcaagttttctaaaataaacatttattttataatcagaaaaacattataattttaaaatattttgtttttatggctttttAAAGGAATGTAGTTAACCTTTTGAATTCTATCAAAGTAACTCAGGTTTTCACAAAATTAGTGGGTGGCACACTTAGAAATAACATTTTgagcaaggcacggtggctcacgcctgtaatcccagcactttggaaggccgaggcaggcggatcacgaggtcaggagatcgagaccatcctggctaacaccgtgaaaccctgtatccactaaaaatacaaaaagttagccgggtgtggtggtgggcacctgtagtcccagctactcgggagcctgaggcaggagagtgacgtgaacccgggaggtggagcttgcagtgagccgagagtgcaccactgcactccagcctgggtaagagtatgagagtccatctaaaaaaaaaagagaaaaaaatagcattttgaaGCTGATGAAACTAACCTCCTTCTGATTACTTAATACAGCATTATGATCCCTAGCTTGTGAAAAAAGCATATGTAGAAGTTAATAAATATCACTTAATGAGATTAATTTGAATACAGattcagaattattttctctttaatctttTGTTATTAATACAAATTCTAACCAAGTATAGTCATTCGTAGAATAGTTACTAAATATCTCTGGTATCAAGCACTCTACTATATGTGAATCAATGAAAAGTTGTGTCtgataaattcatataaaaataatacgcATTGACAGTGTTCACTTGgaaacaaaaactaaactaaaaaagcAGATAGactacaggtttttttttgtttttgtttttggtttttgcatGGATCTCACTAATACATTTATCTTCCTCCTCAGTCActtgaaattaaaatttgttgCGTTCTGTATTATTTATGTCAGTTAATATAGTTAACAAGCTAGTTATTATTGTAAAAGCAAACTGTTTTTTTTCACTTGCCAACAGGGTGGATTATGATCGCATCAGGGATGTTGGCCCTGACAGGGCAGCATCCGAGTGGTTGCTGCGCTGTGGGGCCATGGTGCGCTACCATGGCCAGGAGAGGTGGCAGATGGATTACAACCACCTTCCAACAGGCCCTCTGGACAAATACAAGATTCAGGCGATCGACGCCACCAACTCTTGTATCATGAGCATTGGATTTGATCACATGGGTAACTACCCTATCATTTTGCTAATAGGAAATGCAGATGATTTTACAGTGACCATTTTGTTGCAGTTGACTCACAATTATAGTCATAGGTATGTCCTTTTTGCCCATTTCAGTACAGTCAAGTTTATTTCTTCCTAggtttgatatttattttcaaattaaattgagGTTACAGAcaccttcctctccttcctcctctcactAAGCTTGTTTCTATATGTCTCTAGTCTTTGGTTTATTGACTTAAAATTCAGGGCCTTGTTTGTCAAACTATCTTTGTCAAACTTCTGTCATTGAGAAGCCCTCAGTAATGCAGGAATAATTACATCCACACAGCTTCTGCTTACgtgggcattttttttctttctttctttttttttttttttgagatagagtcttgctctgtcggccaggctagagtgcagtggcacgatctcggcttactgcaagctccgcctcccaggttcatgccattctcccacctcagcctcctgagtagctgggactacaggcgcccgccaccatgcccggctaattttgtttttgtatttttagaagagaatgggggttcaccatgttagccaggatggtctccatctcttgacctcgtgatccgcccgccttggcctcccaaagtactgggactacaggcgtgagccactgcacctggcctctttttttttttttttttttgagacagagtctcactctgtcaccaaggctagtcgccaaggctagagtgcagtggcgcgatcttggctcactgcaacctctacctcctgggttcaggtgattttcctgcctcagcctcccaagtagctgggactacaggtgtgcactaccacgccaggctgatttttctatttttagtagaaacggggttttgccatgttggccaggctggtcttgaattcgtgacctcaggtgattcacccgcctcagactcccaaagtgctgggattacaggtatgagccaccgggcctggccctATGTGGGCATTTCTTTCCTCCAGTGTGTGGGCATCTGACTGTAGAATGGCCCTGTCCATCAGCACAAGCTCTGTAGTGAATTCCTTATATGGCTAATAGGGTGAGCAATCATTCCAGTTTTCATGGGATTAACAGGTTTCCCAGGACATAGGACTTTCAGTCCTAAAACCAAGTCAGTTCTGGGCAAACCAGGACAGTTTGTTATCTTAGTGGTAAAGCAAATTCTTAATCTGTACTTTTTCTCCCCAGTGGGCCTACAGCATGTTGAAAAAATAAGGCTGTGCAAGTGTCATTATATCAAGGATGACTGTTTGCTGAGACTTGGTCAActtgaaaatttacaaaaaagcatattggaaatggaaataatatccTGTGGGAATATCACAGACAAAGGCATCATTGCTTTGCGTCATTTAAGGTAGATGATCAAAGCCAAAGTGGAGACTTGATAATGCTGTTAAGGTGAATAGGTAGAATTTAACTGACTGTGAGGGCTGGTGTCTATTTTTAGTtctgaaaaagataattttaaaaaatgacttcacTTCCATCTGTAATACTTTAAAAGAGCTAAAATGATCAATCTTAATACATTaatgttttattgaattttttataggataggtttttaaaaattaaatctacatTAAGCACCTAGCACGATGCCTGTCACAGTAAGCCCTCAGTAAGCTTCAACGATtatgctttctctccttttttttttttaaagcaatttcccctatgtttttgatattttcaggGTATTTGGTATATACCTATTAGCATTTTACCCTGTAATTATGTTGGTTGAGGGGAAAAAACCTTGAAGTATTCACCTTTCTGTGTTTAGAGCCTAGAACACTGCCTGACACTATAATAATCATCAAAAGCACGCATTCACTGGTTAGGAAAGCTTTTCTACATCCTCTTGTGCCACCAACCAGACCCATGCCATGGCCTGGAGCAACTCACCTAATTCCAAATGCAAAAACAGATAATACTAGCAAGGAATGTTTAACTCTAAAATTGTAAGGTTCTGAGTCTTATCAGCGTgatgaaaaaagaatagaagtttGTTTAATCGAATCTCTGTGTTAGAGATCCCAACATTCAAATTATAAATCTAATTAGTGTAGTTCTGCTTTAATATAAAATGGATCTACCAGTAACCTCAGTATCACAGGAAGTTTgagaaattttaaacattaggACCACAAGTAGTAGATTGTCCATCTCTTACATTACTTGAGGCTTCAGAGCTTCATCTTTTAGTAGAAACTCGAGTATCTTTAAGAATTTTCCCAGTTTTTGCCCTTTTGGGGTTGAGATTCACATTTCATGTTTCACATGCAAAGGATATCTAcatcattataaatatatattttatttagaatgatTCAGCTAGAAATATTGACATAACCTAAGGTCTGTGTTACTTCCTGGCATGAATTTCATCTCTAAGGCTACTGCTCTAAAAGTCATTTTGAAAGCATAGGGTGATATAGATtaattttctatgtaattttctttctttaaggcagtaaattgagtttatttttaatgctctTGGCTAAATTGaagtgacttttttctttatttgcagaaacctcaaatatttgttgttaaGTGATCTTCCCGgagtaagagaaaaagaaaatcttatccAAGTCTTTGAGACAGCACTGCCCTCTCTGGAACTAAAATTACAATTGAAGTAAAATAATATGTCTTATTTCAGTATAAAGGATCATTTGAAACTGTTGATTCTAAACATCAACTAATATTATATAGTCATCAGTAGAATTATAAGGATGCCATATCATGACATTTTAGAAGTGGAGAGTGCatcatatttagaaaatgaatattCAGACGTGACTCACTAATGTTACTAAGTTGGAAGTGAGAATTTATgtacattaattcattttaagaaaagtgcagccgggcgcggtggctcatgcccataatcccagcactttgagaggccaaagtgggcagatcacctgaggtcaggagttcaagaccaaccacggccaacatgatgaaaccccgtctctactaaaactacaaaattagctgggtgtggtggtccacgcttgtaatcccagctactgtggaggctgaggcaggataattacttgacttgggaggtggaggttgcagtgacccgcaattgcgccactgcactccatcctgggcgacagaacgagactctgtctcaaaaaaaaaaaaaaaaagaaaaaaaaagaaaaatgcaaactaggtaatattttaattctaatatattcatttaatatgTAAATCTATAGATATCTCTTGATGTAGATATTTATTTAGAATCCTTTAAAGTTATTTGTACAACAGATGTTTTTATTAgtaatttacattaaatttaactttaaagtTAGTGAAGCATACTACCATAAATGCACAATTATGAAAAAATTAGAAGCTAAATTACAGATTCATTGATGGCGTCAATTATGCATAGTGGTCAATGGTTGTTGAAGCATGCATTTCATATTGCTTCCCAGGATTTGCATGCATTTCCCATGATCCTGCATTCTTGTGTTCTTGATAGCATACAGACTTTCTCAGAATCAACAGTTGCTGcttaatttgtctattttgtaaGCTTAGGCTACTATTTTATTAAAACTGGACAGATACTTGGCTAAATACAAATAGTTTTGCAGATTGCAATATAATAaaggaaacaataataaaaaccagTAGGCTATGCTTAGgtttttcttaaaacttaaaactgctttaggctgggtgccgtggctcatgcctgtaatcccagtgctttgggaggctgaggtgggaggatcacttgagaccaggagtttgagaccaatttgggcaacacagagagaccccatctctataaaaaattttaaaaattagccaggcgtggtggtgtacacctgtaatctcagatacttgggaggttgaggtggtaggatcgcttgagctcaggagtttgaggctgcagtaagctatgatcatggcCACTGAACACCAGCGTGGTAGCCTGGGTGaaagacagagaccctgtctctttttaaaaaaaaaaaaaaaaaaaggctggcctgtaatcccagcacttttgaaggccaagacaggcagatcatttgagtccaggagttcaggacgagcctgggcaacgtggcaaaaccctgtctctaccaaaaaattaaaaaataaatagccgggtatagtggcacattcctgtagtctcaactactcaggagtctgaggtaggaggatcatttgagcctgggaagtgaaggctgcagtgagccatgttggcaccactgcactccagcactccagcctgggcaacagattaaaaccctatctcaaaaaaaaaaaaaaaaaaagtcaaaaatagataaaacaggTCTTTATTGTTACCTGTGTGAAATGGCCCTGATTCTATTACTGTTATATGCCAGTTTGTTTATAGATTTCTGTGTGTTtgatttgaacttttttttttttttttttgagacagactctcactctattgcccaggctggagtgcagtggtgtgatctcggctcactgcaacctctgcctcccaggttcaagcaattatctgccttagcctcccaggtagctgggattacaggcacccgccaccacgcccagctaatttttgtatttttagtagagacagagtttcaccatcttggccagactggtcttgaactcctaacctcaggatccacccgcctcagcctctcaaagtgctgggattataagcgtgagccaccgtgcccagcctggtttgAACATTATTGAGCTGTTGAAtataaacttgaaaataattttcaaataaacactTTCTATGATACAGTTTTCaggtagaaaaatgaattttCGTTGTGTTTAAAAACCAGCTTATACAAATAGCACATAGTATAAATGGTAATTGCcgctgtcattttaaaaatcagaaaatagtaaataaaaggaTGTGGAAGAGTGTCATGTGATACAGTGGAGATTTCTTGCTgaataaaaggattataaatatgGTTAAATTGAACATAAGCATAAATGTAATGGAACTCATTAGAGAAAAATAAGCc
The Theropithecus gelada isolate Dixy chromosome 7b, Tgel_1.0, whole genome shotgun sequence DNA segment above includes these coding regions:
- the ATP5S gene encoding ATP synthase subunit s, mitochondrial isoform X2, whose product is MMLFGKVSQQLCGIKKLPWSCDSRYFWGWLNAVFNKVDYDRIRDVGPDRAASEWLLRCGAMVRYHGQERWQMDYNHLPTGPLDKYKIQAIDATNSCIMSIGFDHMVGLQHVEKIRLCKCHYIKDDCLLRLGQLENLQKSILEMEIISCGNITDKGIIALRHLRNLKYLLLSDLPGVREKENLIQVFETALPSLELKLQLK
- the ATP5S gene encoding ATP synthase subunit s, mitochondrial isoform X3, with amino-acid sequence MCCAGSEQRLTCTDQMMLFGKVSQQLCGIKKLPWSCDSRYFWGWLNAVFNKVDYDRIRDVGPDRAASEWLLRCGAMVRYHGQERWQMDYNHLPTGPLDKYKIQAIDATNSCIMSIGFDHMETSNICC
- the ATP5S gene encoding ATP synthase subunit s, mitochondrial isoform X1; protein product: MCCAGSEQRLTCTDQMMLFGKVSQQLCGIKKLPWSCDSRYFWGWLNAVFNKVDYDRIRDVGPDRAASEWLLRCGAMVRYHGQERWQMDYNHLPTGPLDKYKIQAIDATNSCIMSIGFDHMVGLQHVEKIRLCKCHYIKDDCLLRLGQLENLQKSILEMEIISCGNITDKGIIALRHLRNLKYLLLSDLPGVREKENLIQVFETALPSLELKLQLK